One genomic window of Arthrobacter sp. KBS0703 includes the following:
- a CDS encoding DUF1003 domain-containing protein has product MTDEPNTWHERHKASLTRGQRAADLMRNGMGSWPFVGGFIGFMLVWAAVNTWALASRAWDPYPYILLNLFLSMLAGLQGAILLIAAKRQDAIAGVMAQHDYATNLKSKEEIERLMDVNRQQLEILRELQQLAGHGHHDVGATTGA; this is encoded by the coding sequence ATGACCGACGAACCGAACACCTGGCACGAAAGACACAAGGCTTCCCTCACCCGCGGGCAGCGGGCGGCGGACCTTATGCGCAACGGGATGGGCAGCTGGCCGTTCGTGGGAGGCTTCATCGGCTTTATGCTGGTCTGGGCGGCCGTAAACACGTGGGCACTGGCATCCCGCGCCTGGGATCCATACCCCTACATCCTTCTCAACCTCTTTCTGTCCATGCTGGCAGGTCTGCAGGGGGCAATTCTGCTCATCGCAGCCAAACGCCAGGACGCAATCGCCGGAGTCATGGCCCAGCATGACTACGCCACGAACCTCAAATCCAAGGAAGAGATCGAACGTCTGATGGACGTCAACCGGCAACAGCTGGAGATCCTCCGCGAACTGCAGCAACTCGCAGGACACGGACACCATGACGTGGGCGCAACCACCGGGGCCTGA
- a CDS encoding ABC transporter ATP-binding protein: MNGHGPAAVTLRAVIESFTFHGDSRPALQGVDMVAAPGSLTAVLGGSGSGKSTLGRLLGGWLAGGRDGTLKGRLQLEPGGDQEAWRPLVFSGADSDPQLDPAAWAEHVGYVPQDPAAMLSAVRATVEEELAFGLENRGTERAEMVRIVAEATRRTGLAGLLKRDPATLSGGELRRLAVGCAIVADPAVLILDEPLASLDADGTRTVTELVTAELARGTAVVVLSQSADPLTRSAEHWLVLEDGIATAAGPPDRLLAGEEPARSGVVVSERSGQYPDQGPGLVQAQLSAPSRPGTRPAPADVPAVELDGVSFGFGAKNSGRPLLLENVDLAVWPGEIVAVTGPNGAGKSTLLRMLNGQLRPLHGEVRIGGEGIAGVPTGIVAQRLGLLFQHPHDQLFERTVLREVMFGLDRMFGDEAAARAGDALASAGLGAAGSAHPHELSGSGQRMLALATVLAREPDVLALDEPTVALDARRLSGAMAAAAGRGAAVVLVTHDIAFARAHSHRLVELRNGVLAGP; the protein is encoded by the coding sequence ATGAACGGGCACGGACCAGCCGCGGTCACCCTCCGGGCGGTCATAGAATCCTTCACGTTCCACGGCGACTCCCGTCCCGCTCTGCAGGGAGTGGACATGGTGGCGGCCCCGGGCTCGCTGACGGCGGTGCTGGGCGGTTCCGGCAGCGGAAAATCCACCCTGGGGAGGCTGCTCGGGGGCTGGCTGGCCGGCGGCCGTGACGGGACGCTGAAGGGGCGGCTGCAGCTGGAACCCGGGGGAGATCAGGAGGCCTGGCGGCCGCTGGTCTTTTCCGGAGCGGACAGTGACCCGCAGCTCGATCCCGCCGCCTGGGCCGAGCATGTGGGATACGTGCCGCAGGACCCGGCCGCCATGCTGTCTGCGGTCCGGGCCACCGTGGAAGAGGAACTTGCCTTCGGACTGGAAAACCGCGGGACCGAGCGCGCCGAGATGGTCCGGATCGTCGCCGAGGCAACCCGCCGGACCGGCCTCGCCGGCCTCCTCAAGCGCGACCCCGCGACGCTGTCCGGGGGAGAACTGCGGCGCCTGGCCGTGGGCTGCGCCATTGTGGCTGACCCCGCCGTCCTGATCCTCGATGAGCCGCTGGCGTCCCTGGACGCGGACGGAACCCGGACCGTCACGGAGCTGGTGACCGCGGAACTGGCCCGGGGGACCGCTGTCGTGGTCCTGAGCCAGAGCGCGGACCCGCTGACGCGCTCGGCCGAACACTGGCTCGTGCTGGAGGACGGGATCGCGACGGCGGCCGGACCGCCGGACCGGCTCCTTGCCGGCGAGGAGCCGGCCAGATCCGGAGTAGTCGTTAGCGAGCGGTCAGGACAGTACCCGGATCAGGGGCCGGGCTTGGTTCAGGCGCAGCTGTCAGCCCCGTCCCGGCCCGGGACGCGCCCGGCACCCGCCGATGTGCCGGCGGTGGAACTGGACGGCGTATCGTTCGGGTTCGGCGCGAAAAACTCCGGCCGGCCGCTCCTGCTCGAGAACGTGGACCTGGCCGTGTGGCCCGGGGAAATCGTGGCCGTGACGGGGCCGAACGGTGCGGGGAAGTCGACGCTGCTGCGGATGCTCAACGGGCAGCTCAGGCCGCTCCACGGGGAGGTCCGCATTGGCGGCGAGGGCATTGCCGGGGTCCCGACGGGCATCGTCGCCCAGCGGCTCGGGCTGCTGTTCCAGCACCCCCACGACCAGCTGTTCGAACGGACCGTCCTCCGCGAGGTGATGTTCGGCCTGGACCGCATGTTCGGTGACGAGGCCGCCGCCCGCGCCGGTGACGCGTTGGCGTCGGCGGGACTGGGCGCTGCCGGCAGCGCCCATCCGCACGAGCTATCCGGCTCGGGCCAGCGGATGCTGGCACTGGCCACCGTCCTGGCGCGCGAGCCTGACGTGCTGGCCCTGGACGAACCTACGGTCGCACTGGACGCCCGGCGACTGTCCGGCGCCATGGCAGCGGCGGCCGGCCGCGGCGCCGCCGTCGTCCTTGTGACGCATGACATCGCCTTCGCCCGGGCACACTCGCACCGGCTGGTGGAGCTGCGGAACGGTGTCCTCGCAGGCCCGTAG
- a CDS encoding energy-coupling factor transporter transmembrane protein EcfT — MASRLNPLTTLTAAAAVLVITTAASSWAVSLTFAASAVLLAAVTGTARRVLLAAGVILAPFWLSLLVMHGLFFPEGRTVLASWGPARITTEGLGFAVDMGLRTAAFVVVLLLFSFSVRVPELVSSLAALRLPPQFGYVLASTLMLAPIIAARLEKVRQAQESRGLVVEKGLGSRLGAARLQMVPLVLGLVHDAGIRAQALDARGFRRPGPRTSYTQVHDSPAQRGFRILAALLAAAAVAVRIAASLSGGGQA, encoded by the coding sequence GTGGCGTCCCGCCTCAACCCGCTCACCACCCTGACGGCGGCCGCGGCCGTCCTGGTGATCACGACGGCGGCGTCCAGCTGGGCGGTTTCCCTCACCTTCGCGGCAAGTGCGGTGCTGCTGGCCGCCGTCACCGGCACCGCGCGCCGCGTCCTCCTCGCCGCCGGGGTCATCCTGGCGCCGTTCTGGCTGTCGCTGCTGGTGATGCACGGACTGTTCTTCCCCGAGGGCCGCACCGTGCTCGCTAGTTGGGGACCTGCGCGGATCACCACGGAAGGACTGGGATTCGCTGTGGACATGGGGCTGCGCACCGCTGCATTCGTCGTGGTCCTGCTGCTGTTTTCGTTCAGTGTCCGGGTGCCGGAACTGGTCTCCTCCCTGGCCGCACTCCGCCTTCCGCCGCAGTTCGGCTACGTGCTGGCGTCCACGCTGATGCTCGCCCCCATCATTGCCGCGCGGCTCGAGAAGGTCCGCCAGGCGCAGGAATCGCGGGGCCTGGTGGTGGAGAAGGGCCTCGGAAGCCGCCTCGGGGCGGCGCGGCTGCAGATGGTTCCGCTGGTGCTGGGGCTCGTCCACGACGCCGGCATCCGGGCCCAGGCTCTCGATGCGCGGGGGTTTCGGCGCCCCGGCCCCCGGACCTCCTACACGCAGGTCCATGATTCGCCGGCCCAGCGGGGCTTCCGTATTCTCGCTGCCCTGCTGGCCGCGGCTGCAGTGGCAGTGCGCATTGCAGCATCCCTGTCTGGGGGCGGCCAGGCATGA
- a CDS encoding glycosyl transferase family 9, protein MSQPSLTLPTPGQQAGRNRRLLEILGAAAIAATFIYLVLTQPADIAGGLGSVSALVALGGFLLGAVLLIVGVLPTLPTSTVVLMPVALVLNIVLGQLMGSSGLPFYLDAIGTVLIAVLAGPAAGAATGALSSIVWSFINPTVLPFAAGAALIGFLAGTAARYGLFRRFYLAPVAGFVTGIVAGVVSAPIAAFVFGGTSGAGTGAIVSAFRAMGDTLLAAITKQALISDPMDKAIVFAIAALLVYALPRRTTFQFPFVRRHNVLAGKEPAKPNA, encoded by the coding sequence ATGTCACAGCCGTCCCTCACCCTCCCCACCCCCGGCCAGCAGGCGGGCCGGAACCGCCGGCTGTTGGAAATCCTTGGTGCCGCCGCGATCGCAGCCACGTTCATCTACCTGGTGCTCACCCAGCCGGCCGACATCGCCGGCGGGCTCGGCAGCGTCTCCGCCCTCGTCGCGCTCGGCGGGTTCCTGCTCGGCGCGGTCCTGCTGATCGTGGGCGTGCTTCCCACCCTCCCCACCTCCACGGTGGTGCTGATGCCCGTCGCGCTGGTCCTGAACATCGTGCTCGGGCAGCTCATGGGCAGCAGCGGCCTGCCCTTCTACCTCGATGCCATCGGCACCGTGCTGATCGCCGTCCTTGCGGGCCCCGCGGCGGGTGCCGCCACCGGCGCGCTGAGCAGCATCGTGTGGTCCTTCATCAACCCCACCGTCCTGCCCTTCGCGGCAGGCGCGGCGCTCATCGGCTTCCTCGCGGGCACCGCTGCCCGCTACGGGCTGTTCCGGCGCTTCTACCTCGCCCCTGTTGCCGGATTCGTCACCGGGATTGTCGCCGGCGTCGTCTCGGCTCCCATCGCTGCCTTCGTGTTCGGTGGAACCTCCGGAGCCGGGACCGGCGCGATCGTCAGTGCGTTCCGGGCGATGGGTGACACGCTGCTGGCCGCCATCACCAAGCAGGCCCTGATCTCGGACCCCATGGACAAGGCCATCGTCTTCGCCATCGCGGCGTTGCTGGTCTACGCACTGCCTCGCCGCACCACGTTCCAGTTCCCGTTCGTCCGCCGCCACAACGTCCTCGCAGGCAAGGAGCCGGCCAAGCCGAACGCCTGA